One window from the genome of Gimesia aquarii encodes:
- a CDS encoding DUF1559 domain-containing protein yields MPGTYQIHSQISHCARQHRLRNICCSRRGFTLIELLVVIAIIAILIALLLPAVQQAREAARRSDCRNRLKQIGLALHNYHETHSVFPPGTVMGSAFPQTGWCNFPASGSSVRNGPPWTVLILPFLDESNRYNLFVFEEPFTGFANHAPTGTHPHGSAANHTEFLKGNPKFQCPSDINSQAGANNSSYFGVNGGATGPASGRCSTQTDRWFFTNGILHTDSRIRMRDITDGSTNVFMVAESKYQLRPGSRTPADAHYGWASSDSSHQAPGEIPGVQVGARWQINYLDSDGSKTDTGYSNRGAMSGAFGSFHEGGCHVCMADGSVHFLSENMDLTTYRTLSDRDDGLPIGGFQK; encoded by the coding sequence ATGCCAGGGACATATCAAATACATAGTCAGATCTCGCATTGTGCCAGGCAACACCGGCTGAGAAATATTTGCTGCTCTCGTCGGGGATTTACGCTCATTGAATTACTGGTTGTAATAGCAATCATCGCCATTCTCATTGCTCTCTTGTTACCAGCTGTCCAACAGGCACGCGAAGCGGCAAGACGTTCTGATTGCAGAAATCGCTTGAAACAAATTGGGCTCGCATTACACAATTATCATGAGACCCATAGTGTTTTCCCGCCTGGTACTGTGATGGGCAGTGCGTTTCCGCAAACTGGCTGGTGTAATTTTCCCGCAAGCGGAAGTAGTGTCAGGAATGGCCCTCCCTGGACAGTGTTGATACTGCCATTCCTCGACGAAAGCAATCGTTACAATCTGTTTGTCTTTGAAGAGCCCTTTACCGGTTTCGCCAACCACGCTCCAACGGGAACACATCCACATGGTTCTGCGGCTAATCATACGGAGTTTTTGAAAGGAAACCCAAAATTTCAATGTCCGAGTGATATCAACTCTCAAGCCGGGGCTAACAACAGTAGCTACTTTGGTGTGAATGGTGGAGCCACTGGCCCGGCCTCGGGAAGGTGTTCGACACAAACTGATCGTTGGTTTTTTACTAATGGGATTCTTCACACCGATTCCAGAATTCGCATGCGAGATATTACCGATGGTTCAACGAATGTGTTTATGGTGGCTGAGTCCAAGTATCAACTCAGGCCTGGAAGCCGAACTCCTGCAGATGCACACTATGGTTGGGCCTCAAGTGATTCCAGTCATCAGGCACCGGGTGAAATTCCCGGAGTCCAGGTAGGAGCACGCTGGCAAATCAATTACCTGGATTCAGATGGTTCAAAAACGGATACCGGGTACAGCAATCGTGGAGCCATGAGTGGAGCTTTTGGCAGCTTTCACGAAGGGGGATGTCATGTTTGTATGGCCGATGGCTCAGTCCATTTTCTCAGTGAGAATATGGATCTAACCACTTATCGAACTCTCAGTGACCGAGATGATGGGCTTCCAATCGGAGGATTCCAAAAATGA
- a CDS encoding DUF1501 domain-containing protein: MKFNQHSNTHGQHAFTAFNPLIPEGLVLRSRRNMLKASLAGIAGLSVPNLLRASDQLKSVGKSSLPKKSVILLWMTGGPSHIDTWDPKPNRPIQNRGPFGVTETSVPGITICDRLPKQAAMMDRFTLIRSVDPKFSSHQPNQVMQTANLLAAPRTNRKGDKYPAIASIIAKHHGPNDPSMPPYVAFMKHHSHIAWGGYLGKEYDPFIANDAANLPVYDLVGKDTGKMSGGKMFQLASGLSSERMKSRRDLMQQFDKLRSDIDQAGSMKALDSYSQQAYEMVLGQKVQHAFDLNQESATMRDRYGKHLWCQQALLARRLVEAGSAFVTLDLSYHTASGTWDNHGDNVPPYGGIKNGLGPILPLFDHLLTTLVQDLEERGLLDDVLVIAMGEFGRTPVSGTQGSTDGRNHWPVVMSMCMAGGGLNHGQVIGASEKDGANIKHRPVRPGDLAATIYKYMGVPLDTHYVDDKGRPIPVIENGAPIHELF; this comes from the coding sequence ATGAAGTTCAATCAACATTCAAATACTCATGGGCAACACGCCTTTACAGCCTTCAATCCCCTGATTCCTGAAGGCTTAGTTTTGCGTAGTCGTCGGAATATGCTAAAAGCCTCGCTCGCAGGAATCGCAGGTCTCTCAGTACCGAATCTGTTACGGGCTTCAGACCAGTTGAAATCCGTAGGTAAATCTTCACTGCCAAAAAAAAGCGTAATTCTCCTTTGGATGACCGGCGGTCCCAGTCACATTGATACCTGGGACCCTAAACCGAATCGCCCCATACAAAATCGCGGTCCCTTTGGAGTGACAGAAACTTCCGTACCCGGCATTACAATTTGCGATCGGCTTCCCAAGCAGGCGGCAATGATGGATCGCTTTACTTTGATCCGATCAGTCGACCCCAAATTCAGCAGCCATCAACCCAATCAAGTGATGCAGACCGCCAATCTATTAGCGGCCCCACGTACCAATCGCAAAGGGGATAAATATCCAGCGATCGCTTCCATCATCGCCAAACACCATGGCCCCAATGATCCCAGCATGCCCCCGTATGTTGCGTTTATGAAGCATCATTCGCATATCGCCTGGGGGGGCTATCTGGGAAAAGAGTATGACCCCTTCATCGCCAACGATGCAGCAAACTTGCCGGTCTATGATCTGGTGGGAAAAGACACTGGCAAAATGAGTGGCGGAAAAATGTTCCAACTCGCCTCCGGACTCTCCTCCGAACGAATGAAGAGCAGGCGTGATTTAATGCAACAATTCGACAAATTGCGAAGTGACATTGATCAAGCAGGCTCTATGAAAGCGCTAGACAGTTACAGCCAACAGGCTTATGAAATGGTGCTCGGTCAGAAAGTACAACATGCATTCGATCTGAATCAGGAATCAGCGACCATGCGCGATCGATATGGCAAACATCTCTGGTGTCAACAGGCGCTTCTCGCCCGGCGCCTGGTGGAGGCCGGAAGTGCTTTTGTAACGCTCGATCTGAGTTATCATACCGCTTCCGGAACGTGGGACAATCATGGTGATAATGTCCCCCCTTATGGTGGGATTAAAAATGGTCTGGGACCGATATTACCTTTATTTGATCATTTGCTGACCACATTAGTTCAAGACCTTGAAGAACGTGGATTACTGGATGATGTCCTGGTCATTGCAATGGGCGAATTTGGTCGAACTCCCGTCTCCGGAACGCAGGGAAGTACCGATGGCCGCAATCACTGGCCCGTGGTAATGTCGATGTGTATGGCGGGTGGTGGATTGAATCATGGTCAGGTAATTGGTGCCAGTGAAAAGGACGGTGCCAATATCAAACATCGCCCTGTTCGTCCAGGAGATCTTGCTGCAACTATCTACAAATATATGGGAGTCCCCCTTGATACACATTACGTCGATGACAAAGGACGCCCCATTCCCGTTATTGAAAATGGTGCCCCCATTCACGAGTTATTCTAA
- a CDS encoding FAD-dependent oxidoreductase — protein MTKQQTLYFLILMTVCLPLRAEVKELKSDLLIVGGTESGWAAAIQAARLQVKSITLVLDGEWLGGQYTEQALACVDENKGTGKVGWGVDWHPMKRSFHRSGLFKELMDRIEAFNTQKYGAPMPGRPYHGPSTFRPAEAQAIFREMLQPYIDSGQVRLITRRYPVKADVNRQKQHPQLMGLWFAPVGSEKPDLFCTARLTIDASDWGEAIQVSGTEFEFGADPQSRYNEPSAPPDTSNYPANEMNPITWAMIVEESDKDSPIPKPERYDDRNFVRTSKLSLSKMKQLQWDRPVRLGSIPHWPDAGKASPRQLSIFTVRRIVDGYTSQDRKTSILLNYMLGQDYPLERLPHHVIEALEETEPGASKKNIVLMNRQQRQIIFKDAKRHSLCLLYHLQNFVHEHAADKTNSFRHFQLSDEFGTEDQLPHKPYIRESLRLKALYMMREQDGRNHDGPTKKFARERFARVMYPDGLFAWQFHYDFHRTGRAYLKTEGNKGPWIDYEKPGRNTSLISDRSVFPLRSLIPINMDGLLGAQKNVGYSSIVSAAIRLHDQCVAIGQAAGATAAISLRHGIAPREIPFQREQLERVRTALCGTLETGTPVLIWPYRDLAPAHPYFVAINRLAARGVIPMEVRKVDFRPNDRATTEWQRETKRLALETIEQSDLTVEISNEISRGKFCQQLWELIKNQPIRNFRRLTPHDADGDDILDVDDPTPFTPGKPIEWKQEKLTAAQDGLLDKSKTPHSRRINFTGLNSAPLPNFEADHGFKFDQKRGFGWSRDIRHNYRQRKILPESYRDTFLFTRDHDIWECKVSNGRWLVTVCVGDSGHEQTGQWVTVEGNQVIKDVVTASGAFREQNVFVDVTDGRLTVEIGKAAAGTNTCLNWICLEPAQ, from the coding sequence ATGACAAAACAACAAACACTCTATTTTTTGATCCTGATGACCGTGTGTCTTCCTCTTCGCGCAGAAGTAAAAGAGTTGAAGAGCGATTTATTAATCGTCGGCGGAACGGAGTCGGGTTGGGCAGCCGCGATCCAGGCAGCCCGCTTACAGGTCAAATCGATTACGCTCGTATTGGATGGTGAGTGGCTGGGGGGGCAGTACACGGAACAAGCACTGGCTTGCGTTGATGAAAACAAAGGAACGGGTAAAGTGGGCTGGGGAGTCGACTGGCATCCAATGAAACGCTCCTTTCATCGTAGTGGACTGTTCAAAGAATTAATGGATCGCATTGAAGCGTTTAACACACAAAAATATGGGGCTCCCATGCCAGGACGTCCTTATCATGGCCCTTCCACATTTCGCCCTGCTGAAGCTCAAGCAATTTTTCGAGAAATGCTTCAACCTTATATCGACAGCGGACAGGTTCGATTAATCACACGCCGATATCCTGTCAAAGCAGATGTCAATCGCCAGAAACAACATCCTCAATTAATGGGACTCTGGTTTGCGCCAGTCGGTTCTGAAAAACCAGACCTGTTCTGCACTGCCAGATTAACCATCGATGCTTCCGATTGGGGTGAGGCAATTCAGGTTTCTGGAACTGAATTTGAATTTGGAGCTGATCCTCAATCGCGTTATAACGAACCAAGTGCACCACCGGATACCAGCAACTATCCTGCCAATGAAATGAATCCTATTACATGGGCGATGATCGTTGAAGAATCCGACAAAGATTCACCGATACCTAAGCCAGAACGATACGATGATCGTAATTTTGTGCGTACCTCAAAACTCAGTCTCTCTAAGATGAAACAGCTTCAATGGGATCGACCGGTAAGATTGGGATCCATTCCTCATTGGCCCGATGCGGGTAAAGCATCGCCGCGTCAACTCTCAATTTTTACCGTGCGTCGAATTGTAGATGGTTATACGAGTCAAGATCGCAAAACGAGTATCCTGCTAAATTATATGTTAGGCCAGGATTACCCACTCGAGCGGCTGCCACATCATGTGATCGAGGCACTGGAAGAAACTGAACCAGGCGCTTCGAAGAAAAATATCGTATTAATGAACCGCCAGCAAAGACAAATTATATTTAAAGATGCAAAACGACATTCGTTATGTCTGTTATACCACCTGCAAAACTTTGTACATGAACATGCTGCCGATAAAACCAACAGTTTTAGACATTTTCAGCTGAGTGATGAATTTGGAACTGAAGATCAACTACCTCACAAACCCTACATTCGAGAATCGTTGCGGCTGAAAGCCCTGTATATGATGCGGGAGCAGGATGGGCGGAACCATGATGGCCCCACAAAAAAATTCGCCCGCGAACGATTTGCGCGTGTGATGTATCCGGATGGACTATTTGCCTGGCAATTTCATTACGATTTCCATCGGACGGGACGTGCTTATTTAAAAACAGAGGGCAATAAAGGTCCCTGGATCGATTATGAAAAACCAGGCCGTAATACGAGCCTGATCAGTGATCGTTCTGTGTTCCCGTTGAGGAGCTTAATTCCTATAAATATGGATGGCTTATTGGGAGCACAAAAAAATGTTGGATATAGCAGTATTGTCAGCGCGGCAATTCGGTTACATGATCAGTGTGTGGCCATTGGTCAGGCTGCCGGTGCCACCGCAGCCATTTCTTTGCGTCATGGAATTGCTCCTCGAGAAATTCCCTTTCAGCGTGAGCAATTGGAGCGAGTACGCACGGCATTATGTGGAACACTTGAGACAGGAACGCCTGTTTTAATCTGGCCATATCGCGATTTGGCACCCGCTCATCCCTACTTTGTGGCCATTAATCGTCTCGCTGCGCGGGGAGTGATCCCGATGGAAGTGCGGAAAGTCGATTTTCGTCCCAATGATCGCGCAACAACTGAATGGCAAAGGGAAACAAAACGCTTAGCACTAGAGACCATCGAACAATCTGATTTGACAGTGGAGATTTCTAATGAAATCAGTCGAGGAAAATTTTGTCAACAATTGTGGGAGCTCATCAAAAACCAACCCATCCGAAATTTTCGTCGTTTGACACCTCACGATGCAGACGGTGATGATATTTTGGATGTTGATGATCCCACTCCGTTCACTCCCGGAAAACCGATTGAATGGAAACAGGAAAAATTAACGGCAGCCCAAGATGGATTGTTGGACAAATCTAAAACGCCACATTCCCGAAGAATCAATTTCACAGGACTGAACTCAGCCCCCTTGCCAAACTTTGAGGCGGACCATGGTTTTAAATTCGATCAAAAACGTGGATTCGGGTGGAGTCGTGATATCAGACACAATTATCGACAGCGCAAAATTCTTCCGGAATCCTATCGCGATACATTTCTTTTTACGCGTGATCATGATATTTGGGAGTGTAAAGTCTCCAACGGACGCTGGCTGGTCACGGTTTGCGTAGGAGACTCTGGACACGAACAGACCGGACAGTGGGTGACAGTCGAAGGTAATCAGGTTATTAAAGATGTCGTGACGGCCAGTGGTGCATTTCGCGAACAGAATGTCTTTGTCGATGTCACTGATGGACGACTGACGGTCGAAATTGGAAAAGCGGCCGCGGGAACAAACACCTGCCTGAACTGGATATGCTTAGAACCGGCTCAGTAA
- a CDS encoding IclR family transcriptional regulator — translation MKKKTAAIDTNRYHVPNLERAIKIVEYLADRPEGITMSDVSVALQIPKNSAFRILNTLLAYGYVLRDEKTQQFRLSGKFLGLGGRGTGAEQLLENSIDVLRRLRDETGETTLVGRLIDREGVVLGQVASNHPIKVLVELGTRFPLHVAAPAKIMLAYLPPAEQERLIAKLTLKKYTNRTITSIKKLKSTLKASCDLGYAVDWGEEVEGINCVAAPIFDHSGYPIASIWVTGPEPRIGHQQFDKFAEIVKKHAAEISSRMGYV, via the coding sequence ATGAAAAAGAAAACTGCCGCGATAGATACAAACCGCTACCATGTGCCTAATCTCGAACGGGCCATCAAAATTGTGGAATATCTGGCAGATCGCCCTGAAGGAATCACTATGAGCGACGTAAGCGTCGCTTTACAAATCCCGAAAAATAGCGCATTTCGTATACTGAATACACTTCTTGCCTATGGCTATGTGTTGCGTGATGAAAAAACTCAGCAGTTTCGTTTGAGCGGAAAGTTCCTGGGATTAGGAGGTAGAGGAACGGGTGCAGAACAACTACTGGAAAACTCGATCGATGTGCTACGTCGGCTGCGAGATGAAACGGGCGAAACAACTTTGGTAGGACGCCTTATAGATCGGGAAGGCGTTGTACTGGGACAAGTTGCCAGCAATCATCCAATTAAGGTGCTCGTCGAATTGGGCACCCGTTTTCCTTTACATGTCGCTGCCCCTGCCAAAATCATGCTGGCTTATCTGCCACCTGCAGAACAAGAGCGACTCATCGCAAAATTGACACTCAAAAAATATACCAACCGTACCATTACGAGCATAAAGAAATTGAAGTCCACGCTCAAAGCGTCCTGTGATCTAGGTTATGCCGTTGATTGGGGAGAAGAAGTCGAAGGCATCAACTGCGTTGCTGCCCCCATTTTTGACCACAGTGGCTACCCCATTGCTTCCATTTGGGTCACTGGTCCTGAACCAAGAATCGGACATCAACAGTTTGACAAGTTTGCTGAAATCGTAAAAAAACATGCCGCAGAAATCTCATCTCGAATGGGTTATGTATGA